A window from Bacillus marinisedimentorum encodes these proteins:
- a CDS encoding MFS transporter, with protein sequence MYKNILVNKNFLYYLAGGSVSRLGDILSGLAFLFIAYDLTGSKTHTTGVVIAETLPYLLFGLLGGVVADWVDKKKLMIIIDLLRVPLVLSTVILFYVDALNYVYLLFISFSVQSLGCFFNPSYRSALPLIVPKDQRNAANSIYDSFTRGITVLSPLVTLLLLDTVGQIHFFTWDAITYAVSAFAISRVKFQSKPMETGQKRSLRNAFAALAQFGSWVKGNHTVRSLFWLTFVMVFLNTWIWEVGLLLSLLDMTDNGKSIYAILQGAYGAVVIMTNLLIPFIWKKLNLRTYLIGSIIWGTGITFLGLSMNVPMFFIGATIIGIGIPITGLTRVYIIQNFVPEEMHGKGFSFNAVLLYFADTLSLVFFGTLSTVVSLHYLFLMNGLAVILLIGFVFVKQAIDPKIRKNGYLAG encoded by the coding sequence GTGTATAAAAACATATTGGTAAACAAGAATTTTTTATATTATCTCGCCGGCGGCAGTGTTTCGAGGCTCGGAGATATCTTATCGGGCCTTGCTTTCTTATTCATCGCCTATGATTTAACGGGATCGAAAACCCACACGACAGGTGTAGTTATCGCTGAAACGCTGCCTTATTTATTGTTCGGGCTGCTTGGCGGCGTCGTAGCGGACTGGGTCGATAAAAAGAAATTGATGATCATCATTGACCTCCTCAGGGTGCCGCTTGTGTTATCAACGGTCATTTTGTTTTATGTCGATGCTCTGAATTATGTTTATTTACTTTTCATCAGTTTTTCCGTTCAGTCCCTCGGATGTTTTTTTAATCCGAGCTATCGATCTGCCTTACCCTTGATTGTTCCAAAGGACCAGAGAAATGCGGCCAACAGTATTTATGATTCCTTTACAAGGGGAATCACGGTGCTCAGTCCGTTGGTGACCTTACTCCTGCTGGACACAGTCGGCCAAATACACTTTTTCACGTGGGACGCCATTACATATGCTGTCAGTGCCTTTGCCATTTCAAGAGTCAAATTTCAAAGTAAGCCAATGGAAACCGGCCAAAAGAGAAGCTTGCGCAATGCCTTTGCAGCTCTTGCTCAATTTGGCTCATGGGTTAAAGGCAATCATACAGTCCGTTCCCTGTTCTGGTTGACGTTTGTCATGGTGTTTTTGAACACATGGATCTGGGAGGTTGGCCTTTTATTATCGCTTTTGGATATGACGGATAACGGAAAATCTATATACGCAATTTTACAGGGCGCATATGGTGCTGTTGTCATCATGACGAATCTGCTCATTCCTTTTATTTGGAAAAAGCTGAACTTAAGGACTTATCTGATCGGTTCGATTATTTGGGGAACAGGAATCACTTTTTTGGGGCTTTCGATGAATGTGCCCATGTTTTTTATAGGTGCAACAATCATTGGGATAGGGATTCCAATCACCGGACTGACAAGGGTTTACATCATCCAAAATTTCGTTCCGGAAGAAATGCACGGAAAAGGATTTAGCTTCAATGCTGTGCTGCTGTATTTTGCTGACACCCTCTCCCTGGTTTTCTTTGGGACCCTATCAACCGTGGTTTCTCTTCACTACTTGTTTTTGATGAACGGTTTGGCGGTTATCCTTCTGATCGGATTCGTTTTTGTAAAGCAAGCAATCGACCCAAAAATAAGAAAGAACGGTTATCTGGCAGGTTAG
- a CDS encoding ArsR/SmtB family transcription factor — protein MNRYITETYPETSMRITPSLGVNFTTNILLIDYCLNDLSRTSDWTERFSRKLPESVKRDLKQLRTVFAHGAIFREFYIMKVKNPHQDWDSFIHWWKNLSINDITELISYGISENVTYYYENLFPIPEVEEVFGEGRMTEETDVNEENRHIALEAVLRSWSAGNVAEQVRFFEEPKKVKETMIHLFEGIWKYGFNELWETNKEHLMALGAKLITKTYKKNDEAIHAITNLYPDTNEIPTINRAEEINFIPTLNLGRFLSFYTLNKTLHVMYDPQENRVPDEKEEKNEGVTDVYSLFEGLGDKTRLQILTLLSQKGELFAQQIVKSLNLNQSTVSRHLNHLQKTELISIRHEGNTKFYSLNKGNLKGAVDFLNGLLR, from the coding sequence ATGAATCGATACATTACTGAAACGTACCCTGAGACATCCATGCGCATCACCCCATCACTTGGTGTGAATTTCACGACTAATATATTGCTGATTGATTATTGCCTCAATGATTTATCAAGGACATCCGATTGGACCGAGCGTTTTTCCCGTAAGCTTCCTGAAAGTGTAAAACGAGATTTGAAGCAGCTCAGGACCGTTTTTGCACATGGGGCGATATTTCGGGAGTTTTATATCATGAAGGTCAAAAATCCGCATCAGGATTGGGATAGCTTCATCCATTGGTGGAAAAACCTTTCAATTAATGACATAACAGAACTGATTAGTTACGGAATCAGCGAAAACGTAACCTACTATTATGAAAATCTCTTTCCTATTCCTGAAGTTGAAGAAGTGTTTGGGGAAGGGCGGATGACAGAAGAAACGGATGTAAATGAAGAAAACCGGCATATTGCACTTGAAGCGGTTCTCAGGAGCTGGTCCGCAGGTAATGTTGCAGAACAAGTCCGCTTTTTTGAAGAACCAAAAAAGGTGAAAGAAACAATGATCCATCTATTTGAAGGGATTTGGAAATATGGATTTAACGAGCTCTGGGAAACCAATAAAGAACATTTAATGGCATTGGGAGCCAAACTGATAACCAAAACCTATAAAAAAAACGATGAGGCTATCCATGCAATAACCAACCTGTACCCTGATACAAACGAAATCCCAACAATCAATCGGGCAGAAGAGATCAATTTCATTCCGACACTGAATTTAGGACGATTCCTGTCTTTTTACACACTAAACAAAACCCTGCATGTCATGTATGATCCGCAGGAAAATAGGGTGCCGGATGAAAAAGAGGAGAAAAATGAGGGTGTAACAGATGTTTATTCATTATTTGAGGGGCTTGGAGATAAAACCAGGCTGCAAATTCTCACCTTGCTTTCCCAAAAAGGCGAACTGTTCGCCCAGCAAATCGTAAAAAGCCTCAACCTTAACCAGAGCACCGTATCACGCCACTTAAATCACTTGCAAAAGACGGAATTAATTTCAATCCGACATGAGGGGAATACGAAATTCTACTCGCTGAATAAAGGGAATCTAAAAGGGGCAGTTGATTTTTTGAATGGTTTGCTGAGATAA
- a CDS encoding GNAT family N-acetyltransferase, whose product MITIQRALKEHVQGIADVCGSGYRNTYAQTHDQEYIERIIQEFYNLERLESELEPSNSWSGWHVAVDGDRVVGAACGGFISEEEAELFALYLDPARKREGIGTMLLEALTEQQKNMGARLQWVSAAENNDMGIPFYLARGFKEQGRIQSYANNDNEEYRSIRYRRNV is encoded by the coding sequence ATGATTACAATTCAGAGGGCGTTAAAGGAGCACGTACAGGGAATTGCCGATGTTTGCGGTTCGGGTTATCGAAACACATATGCGCAAACACATGATCAGGAATATATTGAGCGGATCATACAGGAGTTTTACAATCTTGAACGGTTGGAGTCGGAATTGGAACCTTCAAACTCCTGGAGTGGCTGGCATGTTGCTGTTGACGGGGACAGGGTTGTCGGCGCTGCCTGTGGAGGGTTCATATCGGAAGAGGAAGCGGAATTGTTTGCATTATACCTTGATCCTGCCCGAAAAAGAGAAGGCATCGGGACAATGCTTTTGGAAGCCCTCACGGAACAACAAAAAAATATGGGTGCACGCCTCCAATGGGTATCGGCAGCAGAAAATAATGACATGGGGATCCCCTTTTATCTGGCAAGAGGATTCAAGGAACAGGGCCGGATTCAGTCTTACGCCAATAACGATAATGAGGAATATAGAAGCATTCGGTATCGCAGAAATGTATAG
- a CDS encoding YcxB family protein: MEWGDISVAKEDKDMFRLYVSKNKAIILLKRFFDSNDQKNVFKTLIKKNLESKKIKLRSG, translated from the coding sequence ATCGAATGGGGCGACATATCGGTTGCAAAAGAGGATAAGGATATGTTCCGCCTGTATGTTTCGAAAAACAAAGCAATCATCTTGCTAAAGCGTTTCTTCGATTCAAATGATCAGAAGAATGTATTTAAAACGCTTATTAAAAAGAACTTGGAGTCAAAGAAGATTAAATTAAGAAGTGGATAA